A single Lactuca sativa cultivar Salinas chromosome 8, Lsat_Salinas_v11, whole genome shotgun sequence DNA region contains:
- the LOC111893198 gene encoding protein EARLY FLOWERING 4-like, with the protein MDSSSAVEEATFQEKPKNSVDKTSVKRWLTGAEKDEGEEECDTEAWETLSKSFKEAQSVLDQNRLLIQQVNENHQSKIPDNLVKNVALIQEINGNISKVSSVYSNLSVNFASFVHQRRVKNKNDKLDRSDS; encoded by the coding sequence ATGGACTCCTCATCGGCGGTAGAGGAGGCGACTTTTCAAGAGAAGCCAAAAAATTCTGTTGATAAAACATCGGTGAAGCGGTGGCTGACCGGAGCGGAGAAAGACGAAGGCGAAGAGGAGTGCGACACGGAAGCCTGGGAGACGCTGAGTAAGAGTTTTAAGGAAGCGCAATCGGTGTTAGATCAGAACCGattgttgattcaacaggtgAACGAGAATCATCAGTCGAAGATTCCTGATAATTTGGTAAAAAATGTCGCGTTGATTCAGGAAATTAATGGTAATATCTCAAAGGTAAGCTCTGTTTATTCGAATCTATCTGTCAATTTCGCAAGCTTTGTTCATCAGCGGCGCGTCAAGAACAAAAACGATAAGCTGGATCGCTCAGATTCGTGA